AGCTTCTTATGGCCAAGCAAAGTACGCCTTTGTCCGAGATAATGACGACCCAGGTCATCAGCCTGGATTGCAACGACTCCATTGCCGATGCCGAGGAGAAGTTCAAGCGTTATGGCTTTTCAGCGTTGCCGGTGCTTGATGAAGAGGATACTATTCATGGCATTGTTCCATACCGGGACATCATGCAGTTGGAACATAATTATTCGTAATGATTTCGCCATAGTGTATAGTCATATCTATCTAAAAATGTACATTGATGATATAAATAAAACATTTTAGATAGGACGTTCGTAGATAGTTTGGTGTATTGGAATTTGAGATCTAGGTGAACTTCATGAAGATTGTATCCATCATATTGATCGTTCTGTATCTCATACTTCCTGTGGAATGTCTGGCACATCCTTGTTCATCTATTGGCGAACTGGCCCATAAAGATACATGTGAGTATCTGACTACTGACCAAGATCATGAATGTCCCGTAAATCATGATGCTGATGATTGTGAAACAACCTGTTGTTGCGCCGGTCAAATATTGGCCGACATCGTGCCGAAAATAATCTCCCAAGTAATTATCGAGCGAACATCCCTATATGAACCTCAACTTGCTCTGCCACGTCTATTAGACAGGATATTTGTCCCCCCGCAGAACCACGCCTGACTTTACCGCTTGTGGCTCAGGCTGCATCGAATTCATTGTAATTACCAAAAACAAGAGCATTCTTTATCATGAAGCAATGGTCGCTTAAAAAGCTGAAGCGTCTTCTCGTGGCAGTTGTCGGCATTACCATTCTTATAATTGGTATTGCCATGATAGTTCTGCCCGGTCCGGCAGTTGTCGTAATTCCTCTTGCATTGGGAATTCTTGCCACCGAGTTTGCCTGGGCCAGGAGAATGCTTCACATTGTAAGGGATCGCATACAACGCTCTACTAGCAACGCTAAAACCAATAACGAACAAAATCATAGGGAGAAATCGTTATGAAATGCCCGATTTGCACAGGAATAGACCTTAAAATTGCCGAACGCCAGGGAGTAGAAATTGATTTTTGCCCAGAATGTCGTGGTGTCTGGCTCGACAGGGGAGAACTGGATAAAATCATCGAACGGTCAACTACACAAACACCAACTCATACACAATTGGAACCTCAAAAATACTACTCCGGCGACATTCAGCAGCAGTATGGAAAACATCATGATGATCATGGCTATGGTCATAACGGCCAATACAAGAAAAAGTCCTGGCTGTCAGATTTGTTCGACTGATATCAGTCTCGGAGAGAGGGGATATCTCCTCTCTCCGTAAAAAGGTGGCAGTTATGGCTCGAAAACCTGAAATACATGAACATGTTGGTCTAACCTTACAGGATGCCGCCAAAATTCTTGGGGAAGAAGGCCACAACGAACTTCCGTCTTCAAAGCAACGTGGGAACTTTCAAATAGCCCTCGACGTAATGCGTGAGCCGATGTTCCTGTTGTTGGTGGCTTGTGGCGCAATCTATCTGCTGGTGGGGGATATGCAGGAAGCGATGATGCTTCTGGCATTTGTCTTTTTCGTCATGGGCATAACCCTGTATCAGGAAAGAAAGACAGAACGAGCTCTGGAGGCCCTCCGTGATCTCTCCAGCCCAAGAGCCCTTGTTA
This window of the Geoanaerobacter pelophilus genome carries:
- a CDS encoding PGPGW domain-containing protein, whose protein sequence is MKQWSLKKLKRLLVAVVGITILIIGIAMIVLPGPAVVVIPLALGILATEFAWARRMLHIVRDRIQRSTSNAKTNNEQNHREKSL
- a CDS encoding zf-TFIIB domain-containing protein, which codes for MKCPICTGIDLKIAERQGVEIDFCPECRGVWLDRGELDKIIERSTTQTPTHTQLEPQKYYSGDIQQQYGKHHDDHGYGHNGQYKKKSWLSDLFD